A stretch of the bacterium genome encodes the following:
- a CDS encoding UTP--glucose-1-phosphate uridylyltransferase: protein MKVTKVVIPAAGKGTRFLPATKSVPKELLPLVDRPLIHEVVLEAARSGIRDLILVTAEGKEAVQRYFEKDPALENFLEARGELGFLEQVKAVSGMVRVSSVIQDSPRGLGHAILCSRGLVGNDPFAVILPDDLIDSVVPCVAQLADLFVRTGKTIVALQEVPGDQTHLYGIADGERTDPGVYRIRKFVEKPPPGSAPSNLAVIGRYILVPEIYDLIEGVQPGVGGEIQLTDALDRLAVEDEVYGLVFEGLRHDAGTRLGFLMANIHYGLKDEELGPPLLRYITDKIAAGGT, encoded by the coding sequence TTGAAGGTCACCAAGGTCGTCATCCCGGCTGCGGGGAAAGGTACCCGATTCCTCCCCGCCACCAAATCGGTCCCGAAGGAGCTCTTGCCCCTCGTCGACAGGCCCCTTATCCACGAGGTCGTGTTGGAAGCGGCCCGTTCGGGTATCCGGGACCTGATCCTCGTGACGGCGGAGGGCAAGGAGGCCGTTCAGAGATATTTCGAAAAAGATCCGGCCCTGGAGAATTTCCTGGAGGCAAGGGGAGAACTGGGTTTTTTGGAGCAGGTGAAAGCAGTGTCCGGGATGGTGCGGGTCAGTTCGGTGATCCAGGACAGCCCCAGAGGCCTGGGTCACGCCATCCTCTGTTCCCGGGGACTTGTGGGAAATGATCCTTTCGCTGTGATCCTTCCCGACGATCTCATCGATTCCGTTGTTCCCTGTGTGGCTCAGCTCGCAGACCTTTTTGTCCGGACAGGGAAGACCATCGTCGCTCTCCAGGAGGTCCCCGGGGACCAGACCCATCTTTACGGGATCGCCGACGGGGAAAGGACCGATCCGGGTGTCTACAGGATCCGGAAGTTCGTGGAAAAACCGCCTCCCGGTTCCGCGCCCTCGAACCTCGCCGTGATCGGGAGGTACATCCTGGTGCCGGAGATATACGATCTCATCGAGGGAGTCCAGCCTGGTGTCGGCGGAGAGATCCAGCTTACCGACGCCCTTGACCGGCTGGCCGTAGAGGACGAGGTTTACGGGCTTGTTTTCGAGGGGTTGAGACATGACGCCGGGACCCGGCTCGGTTTTCTCATGGCCAATATCCATTACGGACTCAAGGATGAGGAGCTTGGGCCACCTCTCCTCCGATACATTACCGATAAAATAGCGGCAGGCGGAACCTGA
- the lon gene encoding endopeptidase La, with translation MSEDRNNDIEERDKENAGGEGMKIPEILPLLPVRDLVVFPYMIVPLVVGRDKSIHALDEALKGDRLIFLTAQQEGEVEEPGTKDMHDLGTVSVIIRMLKTPDGKAKILVQGLQRGKVTEYLSTDPYFSVRLDLIDEPFHKSLPLQVEAMVRATREGLMRVVQLGKPVPPDVLAVADNVSDPGRLADLTGSSLGLGLVEAQKVLETVDPIERLTYVHGILDREIKILEMQQKIQDQTQEEMSRTQRDYYLRQQLKAIQEELGDKDERQAEIGDFRERIEKASLPAEVLDEVVKQVDRLGKMHPDSAEAATLRTYLEWVVEIPWKKGTRDRLDLDKALKVLDEDHYDLEKIKERILEYLGVLKLKKELKGPILCLVGPPGVGKTSLGRSIARAMGRKFVRMSLGGIRDEAEIRGHRRTYVGALPGRILQGMKQAGSKNPVFMLDEIDKLGADFRGDPSSALLEVLDPEQNNNFRDHYLAVPYDLSSVMFIATANMADPIPQALRDRMEVIRLPGYTSVEKIHIAERYLVPRQLDRNGLSAELLRISGGALDRIVLEYTREAGVRNLEREIGNVCRKVAKRIAMGKRSGTRVTAGNLENYLGVPRFREVRREDKARVGVTVGLAWTPVGGETLNIEVSAVKGKGSLTMTGSLGNVMKESALAALTYIRSRGRKLGITPQSVLATDVHVHVPAGATPKDGPSAGMAITTAMISALTGKTPLPAVAMTGEITLTGMVLPIGGLREKLLAAKRSEIAKVVIPGLNRPDLKEIPSYVTRGMEIVTVDDLDQAIDEVFEKGAFAGPASRTKKTGKGRKGTAHAKK, from the coding sequence ATGAGTGAAGACCGAAACAACGACATCGAGGAAAGGGATAAAGAAAATGCCGGCGGCGAAGGGATGAAGATCCCCGAGATCCTGCCGCTGCTGCCTGTCCGTGATCTGGTGGTTTTCCCTTACATGATCGTGCCCCTGGTCGTGGGCAGGGACAAGTCGATCCACGCCCTTGACGAAGCCCTGAAGGGCGACCGGCTCATATTTCTCACGGCCCAGCAGGAGGGGGAGGTGGAAGAGCCGGGTACGAAGGATATGCACGACCTCGGCACCGTCAGCGTCATCATCCGCATGCTCAAAACACCGGACGGTAAGGCCAAGATCCTGGTCCAGGGACTCCAGCGGGGCAAGGTCACCGAGTATCTGTCCACCGATCCCTATTTTTCCGTTCGGCTCGATCTCATCGATGAGCCTTTCCATAAATCGCTGCCCCTCCAGGTTGAGGCCATGGTACGGGCCACGAGGGAAGGCCTCATGCGGGTGGTCCAGCTCGGCAAACCGGTTCCCCCCGACGTGCTGGCAGTGGCTGACAACGTCAGTGACCCGGGACGCCTGGCGGACCTGACCGGTTCCAGTCTGGGGCTGGGGCTCGTGGAAGCCCAGAAGGTGCTGGAGACCGTCGATCCCATCGAGCGTCTCACCTATGTTCACGGGATCCTCGACAGGGAGATCAAGATCCTCGAGATGCAGCAGAAGATCCAGGATCAGACCCAGGAGGAGATGAGCAGGACCCAGAGGGATTATTACCTCAGGCAGCAGCTCAAGGCGATCCAGGAAGAGCTTGGAGACAAGGACGAACGGCAGGCCGAAATAGGTGACTTCAGAGAAAGGATCGAAAAGGCTTCGCTGCCCGCGGAAGTCCTGGATGAGGTTGTAAAGCAGGTTGACCGTCTTGGAAAGATGCATCCCGACTCCGCGGAGGCCGCCACCTTGAGGACCTATCTGGAGTGGGTGGTCGAGATCCCGTGGAAGAAGGGTACACGGGACAGGCTCGACCTGGATAAAGCCCTTAAAGTTCTTGATGAGGACCATTACGATCTGGAAAAGATCAAGGAGCGGATCCTGGAGTACCTCGGCGTTCTGAAACTGAAAAAGGAACTGAAAGGACCGATCCTGTGCCTGGTCGGTCCCCCGGGTGTTGGAAAAACCTCCCTGGGCCGTTCCATTGCCAGGGCCATGGGCCGCAAGTTCGTGCGGATGTCCCTGGGCGGTATCAGGGACGAGGCCGAGATCAGGGGGCACCGCAGGACCTACGTCGGGGCACTTCCGGGAAGGATCCTCCAGGGGATGAAACAGGCAGGTTCGAAAAACCCGGTGTTCATGCTGGACGAGATCGACAAACTCGGTGCCGATTTCAGGGGAGATCCCTCCTCGGCGCTTCTGGAAGTCCTCGACCCGGAGCAGAACAACAACTTCCGGGACCATTACCTGGCTGTGCCCTACGATCTTTCCTCGGTCATGTTCATTGCCACGGCCAACATGGCCGATCCGATCCCCCAGGCGCTCAGGGACCGTATGGAGGTCATCCGTCTGCCCGGTTACACATCGGTCGAAAAAATACACATAGCCGAAAGATACCTCGTTCCCCGCCAGCTGGATAGAAACGGCCTGTCCGCAGAACTCCTCCGGATCTCGGGAGGGGCCCTGGACCGGATCGTTCTTGAGTACACGCGGGAAGCGGGAGTCCGCAACCTGGAGAGAGAGATCGGGAACGTGTGCCGGAAGGTGGCAAAACGGATCGCCATGGGCAAAAGATCCGGGACTCGCGTGACTGCCGGCAACCTGGAAAACTACCTTGGAGTTCCCCGTTTCCGGGAGGTCAGGAGAGAGGACAAGGCCAGGGTCGGTGTGACTGTGGGGCTTGCCTGGACCCCTGTGGGTGGCGAGACCCTTAATATCGAGGTTTCGGCTGTCAAGGGGAAAGGCTCCCTTACCATGACGGGCTCCCTGGGAAACGTCATGAAGGAATCGGCCCTGGCGGCACTGACCTATATCCGTTCAAGAGGAAGGAAACTCGGGATCACGCCTCAGTCGGTCCTTGCAACCGATGTCCACGTCCATGTTCCCGCCGGGGCGACCCCCAAGGACGGACCCTCTGCCGGGATGGCCATCACCACCGCCATGATATCGGCCCTGACAGGAAAAACGCCCCTCCCCGCCGTCGCCATGACCGGGGAGATCACCCTTACCGGGATGGTCCTTCCCATCGGCGGCCTCAGGGAAAAACTCCTTGCCGCCAAACGTTCGGAGATCGCGAAGGTCGTTATTCCCGGCCTGAACCGGCCGGACCTGAAGGAGATCCCGTCCTACGTGACCCGGGGAATGGAGATCGTGACGGTGGACGACCTGGATCAGGCCATTGACGAGGTCTTCGAAAAAGGGGCTTTTGCCGGGCCCGCCTCCCGGACAAAGAAAACCGGGAAAGGCCGAAAAGGAACCGCCCATGCCAAGAAATGA
- a CDS encoding hybrid sensor histidine kinase/response regulator: MPRNDGQTVGPILVIDDEKFFRDLMANILVDEGYEVHVVGTGAEALAACAEGRFRVVVMDLVLPDIIGTEVLARIRERDPGIAVIMVTAYASMESAIEALKAGAYDYIKKPIVKEDLVHSVQRALERQYLSIRNVQLVRQLEARIEEMKIMSREKEEVFRILDEGLVIMEDSGRIFDLNPKAVELLGGGSSPLAGTDFFETGFPVPEGFMTSVQAAGGQAVRSLVQFQASAGQAREIELLGLSMANATGPSRVLFGLRDLTGIRELERNREEFLAIVSHDLRTPLTSLKGFIEVLLNGDYDNREKFQEYLGILDSEADRMIFLISDLLDLGRLESGRMTMHVEPCSAVELIDYAMRSMEGLAAGKEVRLQLTGGSNEPFVIETDRQRFLQVLVNIYSNAINFSPQGGVVETVIRRVNGEVSIEILDEGPGVPPEEQERIFEKYHQVPRASSGRGKGSGLGLAIVKKIIDLHGGSITLQDREGRPGSRFVLRMKTVSGEDG; encoded by the coding sequence ATGCCAAGAAATGACGGACAGACCGTCGGCCCCATCCTCGTCATCGATGACGAGAAGTTCTTCCGGGACCTGATGGCCAATATCCTGGTGGATGAGGGTTACGAGGTCCATGTTGTGGGCACCGGGGCAGAGGCCCTGGCCGCCTGCGCGGAAGGTCGATTCAGGGTCGTGGTCATGGACCTGGTGCTGCCGGATATCATTGGAACGGAGGTCCTTGCCAGGATCAGGGAACGGGACCCGGGCATCGCGGTTATCATGGTGACAGCTTACGCCAGCATGGAAAGTGCCATAGAGGCCCTGAAGGCCGGAGCCTACGACTACATCAAGAAGCCGATCGTGAAGGAGGATCTCGTTCACTCGGTGCAGCGCGCCCTGGAAAGGCAATACCTTTCCATCCGCAATGTCCAGCTCGTTCGCCAGCTGGAGGCACGCATCGAGGAGATGAAGATCATGAGCAGGGAGAAGGAGGAGGTTTTCCGGATCCTGGACGAAGGGCTCGTGATCATGGAAGACAGCGGTCGTATCTTCGACCTCAACCCGAAGGCTGTCGAGCTCCTGGGCGGCGGTTCTTCCCCACTGGCTGGAACCGATTTCTTCGAGACCGGTTTCCCGGTGCCGGAAGGTTTCATGACGTCTGTCCAGGCCGCCGGGGGACAGGCCGTGAGGAGCCTCGTTCAGTTCCAGGCATCCGCTGGGCAGGCCCGGGAGATCGAACTCTTGGGCCTTTCCATGGCAAATGCTACCGGGCCGTCCCGGGTACTGTTCGGGCTCCGGGACCTCACCGGGATCCGGGAACTGGAACGGAACCGGGAGGAGTTTCTGGCCATCGTATCCCACGATCTGAGGACCCCCCTCACATCCCTCAAGGGGTTTATCGAGGTCCTGTTAAACGGCGATTATGATAACCGGGAAAAATTCCAGGAATACCTGGGTATCCTCGATTCCGAGGCCGATCGGATGATCTTTCTCATCAGCGATCTCCTGGACCTGGGCCGCCTGGAATCAGGCAGGATGACGATGCATGTGGAGCCCTGTTCCGCCGTCGAACTCATCGATTACGCCATGAGAAGCATGGAGGGTTTAGCTGCCGGGAAAGAGGTTCGCCTGCAGTTGACGGGCGGGAGCAACGAACCGTTCGTGATCGAAACGGATCGACAGCGCTTCCTGCAGGTGCTGGTCAACATCTATTCCAACGCCATCAATTTCTCCCCCCAGGGAGGTGTGGTGGAAACGGTCATCAGGAGGGTCAACGGCGAGGTCAGCATCGAGATCCTCGATGAAGGGCCGGGTGTGCCTCCCGAGGAGCAGGAGCGTATTTTCGAAAAATATCACCAGGTCCCGAGGGCTTCATCGGGACGGGGGAAGGGAAGCGGCCTGGGCCTTGCCATCGTAAAGAAGATCATCGATCTGCACGGGGGTTCCATCACACTTCAGGATCGGGAAGGCAGGCCGGGGAGCCGTTTCGTCTTAAGAATGAAAACCGTTAGCGGGGAGGATGGCTGA
- a CDS encoding Hsp20/alpha crystallin family protein, which yields MKRKDFIWDTGWTLNRFVRLIHGFSGRVPMAPDWAGETAHPPVDIVQDDRGLLIELEAPGMVREDLAVGIDGERLTIEGYKAGRLDSGCLRYLCLEREFGVFRRVIDIPANVDTSGVSAELANGVLRIRLPLVSDRRKAVVKVPIAGGTGVENE from the coding sequence ATGAAAAGGAAAGATTTTATCTGGGACACCGGATGGACGTTAAACCGGTTTGTCCGGTTGATCCACGGGTTCTCAGGCAGGGTCCCCATGGCCCCTGACTGGGCTGGTGAAACGGCCCATCCGCCCGTGGATATCGTCCAGGATGACCGGGGGCTGCTTATCGAACTGGAAGCTCCCGGCATGGTTCGGGAGGACCTTGCTGTCGGTATCGATGGTGAGCGTCTCACCATCGAGGGTTACAAGGCCGGACGACTTGATTCGGGCTGCCTCAGGTACCTTTGCCTTGAAAGGGAGTTCGGTGTGTTCCGGCGCGTCATCGATATCCCGGCCAACGTGGATACCTCAGGTGTAAGCGCTGAACTTGCCAATGGGGTCCTGCGGATCAGGCTGCCCCTGGTCAGTGACAGGCGTAAAGCGGTGGTCAAGGTGCCCATTGCCGGTGGGACCGGGGTGGAAAATGAGTGA